The following proteins are co-located in the Melanotaenia boesemani isolate fMelBoe1 chromosome 5, fMelBoe1.pri, whole genome shotgun sequence genome:
- the LOC121639892 gene encoding uncharacterized protein LOC121639892: MVRMNVVKKAPIVHQKRSFVSADVGENLVLQCLFGDDAARYYWYIQRMGKKLEVICVSYKKETNGTFYGDFKDNPRFRLETDTGQSQFKISNVQLSDTATYFCSTSLSFVFEFGEGTTVWVKDSGFHIQASVHQSEFGSIQPAGSATLSCTVYNGTCDGEHSFYWFKDSKKNHPELIYTHGEGNGQCERKTHTCVYNLLMENLNMSDAETYYCAVASCGHILFGKGTKLDVKSELNSLHLVYILSVALTFTTILNAVLVFLLRKLYKRGNSQTESQVYAHSAANAEGYQDAADLHYAAVNVHLPNRPRRQSTKTRTECIYTAMKQ, encoded by the exons ATGG TTAGGATGAATGTTGTGAAAAAAGCACCGATTGTGCATCAAAAGAGGAGCTTTGTATCAGCCGATGTTGGTGAAAACTTGGTTTTACAATGTCTTTTTGGAGACGATGCTGCAAGATATTACTGGTATATTCAAAGAATGGGAAAGAAGCTGGAGGTTATCTGTGTTAGCtataaaaaagagacaaatggcACATTTTATGGTGACTTCAAGGACAACCCACGCTTCAGACTGGAAACTGATACTGGTCAGAGCCAGTTCAAAATTTCAAATGTACAGCTTTCAGACACAGCAACCTACTTCTGTTCCACTAGTCTTTcgtttgtgtttgagtttggaGAGGGGACGACAGTGTGGGTGAAGGATTCTGGATTCCACATCCAAGCTTCGGTCCATCAGTCAGAATTCGGAAGCATCCAACCAGCAGGTTCTGCAACTCTGAGCTGCACAGTTTACAATGGGACCTGTGATGGAGAACACAGTTTTTACTGGTTCAAAGATTCTAAGAAAAATCATCCAGAGTTAATCTACACCCATGGAGAGGGGAATGGTCAGTgtgagagaaaaacacacacctgtgtaTACAACTTGCTGATGGAGAACTTGAACATGTCCGACGCTGAAACCTACTACTGTGCTGTCGCCTCATGTGGACACATTCTGTTTGGAAAAGGGACCAAACTGGATGttaaaa GTGAGCTGAACTCTCTGCACTTAGTTTATATTCTAAGCGTTGCTTTGACTTTTACCACCATCCTGAATGCTGTACTGGTTTTCTTACTGCGTAAGCTGTACAAGAGAGGCAACAGCCAAACAG agTCTCAAGTCTATGCTCATTCAGCAGCAAATGCAGAG GGTTACCAAGATGCAGCTGACCTACATTATGCTGCTGTAAATGTTCACCTGCCCAACAGACCAAGAAGACAGAGTACAAAAACTCGGACTGAATGCATTTACACTGCGATGAAGCAGTAG